The genomic stretch CCCTCCCCATTGTGCCGGTTCTCCAGGTCGCGAAGCCCGCGCTCCAGTTTTTGCACTTCCTTCCTCCGGTTCGTGATCCACCAGATCCCATAGAGGAACACTCCGCCGACGGTCACAACGGAGGGGACCTTCGAGAGGGCGTTCCAGGTGAGCATCGGGAGCGCGGTCCCTTCGAGCTGGGTCTTGAATCCGAGCTTCTCGAAGGGGACGCTCGAGAGATAGAGGATT from Bacteroidota bacterium encodes the following:
- a CDS encoding 4Fe-4S dicluster domain-containing protein, with translation ILYLSSVPFEKLGFKTQLEGTALPMLTWNALSKVPSVVTVGGVFLYGIWWITNRRKEVQKLERGLRDLENRHNGEGN